A section of the Mesobacillus jeotgali genome encodes:
- the parC gene encoding DNA topoisomerase IV subunit A, whose amino-acid sequence MSSVEKFRDLPLEDVLGDRFGRYSKYIIQERALPDARDGLKPVQRRILYAMHVEGNTSEKGFRKSAKTVGNVIGNYHPHGDSSVYEAMVRMSQDWKVRNYLVEMHGNNGSIDGDPPAAMRYTEARLSAIAGELLRDIEKRTVEFIPNFDDTSSEPTVLPAMFPNLLVNGSTGISAGYATDIPPHNLAEVIDGVIMRMENPACTVEDLMKVIKGPDFPTGGIIQGVEGIAKAYKTGKGKVIVRGKAEIEDIRGGKQQIVITEIPYEINKANLVKRIDEFRLDRKVEGISEVRDETDRTGLRVVIELKKEADANGVLNYLYKNSDLQITYNFNMVAINKKRPVLMGLAELLDAYIDHQKDVVTKRSQYDLQKARDRQHIVEGLMKALSILDQVIATIRASKDKRNAKDNLIKKFEFTEVQAEAIVSLQLYRLTNTDITALQAEAEELSKKVDELTAILGSEKKLLSVIKKELKDVKKRFSDDRRTRIEEEIEEIKINLEVLIASEDVIVTVTKDGYIKRTSQRSYAASNGQDFAMKDTDRLLSQLNMNTTDVLLLFTNKGSYLHLPVHELPDIRWKDLGQHVANIVPLDRDEEILKAVPVTDFNQNLFFVFVTRNGMVKKSDLSLYKAQRYSKPLTAVNVKGDDRVVDVHVTNGEKDLFLATHFGYALWFGEEEVSPIGVRAAGVKGMNLKDGDYVVGGKIVDMNESPAIVIATQRGAVKKMKLSEFEKTSRAKRGVVMLRELKANPHRIIGVEAVRDDEEILFQSEKQQIVSLKASQLRFSDRYTNGSFLVDESETGKLTKMWKSENDQKTE is encoded by the coding sequence ATGAGTTCAGTCGAAAAATTTCGTGACCTCCCTTTAGAAGACGTATTGGGCGACCGTTTCGGCCGTTATAGTAAATATATTATCCAGGAACGTGCCCTCCCGGATGCCCGGGATGGCCTGAAGCCTGTACAGCGCAGGATTTTATACGCTATGCATGTTGAAGGTAATACAAGTGAAAAAGGGTTCCGTAAATCGGCGAAGACAGTCGGAAACGTAATTGGTAATTACCATCCGCATGGCGACTCCTCTGTTTATGAAGCAATGGTGCGGATGAGCCAGGATTGGAAAGTGCGGAATTACCTTGTTGAAATGCACGGAAATAATGGAAGTATCGATGGTGATCCCCCAGCGGCGATGCGTTATACCGAAGCAAGATTATCGGCGATAGCGGGGGAACTTTTAAGGGATATTGAAAAGAGGACCGTCGAGTTCATTCCGAATTTTGATGATACCTCAAGTGAACCTACAGTGCTTCCTGCCATGTTCCCGAACTTGCTTGTGAATGGATCGACCGGAATTTCTGCAGGTTATGCTACTGATATTCCTCCACATAATCTGGCCGAAGTGATTGATGGGGTCATCATGAGGATGGAAAACCCAGCATGCACAGTAGAAGATTTGATGAAGGTCATCAAAGGACCGGACTTCCCAACTGGGGGAATCATCCAGGGTGTGGAAGGAATTGCCAAAGCTTACAAGACAGGTAAAGGTAAGGTCATTGTCCGCGGTAAAGCAGAAATTGAGGATATTCGCGGCGGCAAACAGCAGATAGTCATCACGGAAATTCCTTATGAAATCAATAAAGCAAACCTTGTAAAGAGAATTGATGAATTCCGTTTGGATCGAAAAGTGGAAGGAATTTCAGAGGTTCGCGATGAAACAGACCGGACGGGACTGCGGGTAGTCATTGAGCTTAAAAAGGAAGCAGATGCTAACGGCGTTTTGAACTACCTTTATAAAAACAGCGACTTGCAGATTACCTATAACTTCAATATGGTTGCCATTAACAAGAAAAGGCCTGTATTGATGGGTCTAGCCGAGCTGCTCGATGCCTATATCGATCACCAGAAGGATGTCGTAACAAAACGATCCCAGTATGATCTCCAAAAAGCACGCGACCGACAGCATATCGTCGAGGGCCTTATGAAGGCTCTCTCCATCCTGGATCAAGTGATTGCTACTATCCGAGCTTCGAAGGATAAGCGAAACGCGAAAGATAATTTAATCAAAAAGTTCGAATTTACAGAAGTACAAGCTGAAGCAATCGTTTCTTTACAGCTATACCGCCTGACAAATACTGATATTACAGCGCTTCAGGCAGAAGCAGAGGAGCTTTCCAAGAAGGTGGATGAGCTAACAGCAATTCTTGGGAGCGAGAAGAAGCTTTTGTCTGTTATTAAAAAAGAACTGAAAGATGTTAAAAAGCGCTTTTCAGACGATCGCCGAACAAGGATTGAGGAAGAAATCGAGGAAATCAAAATCAATCTCGAGGTCTTGATCGCTAGCGAAGATGTTATTGTTACTGTAACAAAAGATGGATATATCAAGCGAACAAGCCAAAGATCTTATGCGGCTTCCAATGGGCAGGATTTCGCAATGAAGGATACGGACCGGCTGTTGTCCCAGTTGAATATGAATACAACCGATGTCTTGCTCCTGTTTACCAATAAGGGCAGCTATCTTCACTTGCCGGTTCATGAACTTCCTGATATCCGCTGGAAGGACCTTGGCCAGCATGTAGCGAATATCGTGCCGCTCGACCGGGATGAAGAAATCCTTAAAGCCGTCCCTGTTACAGATTTCAACCAGAACTTATTCTTCGTTTTTGTTACGAGGAATGGCATGGTGAAAAAATCCGATTTGAGCCTCTATAAGGCTCAGCGTTACTCCAAGCCGTTAACTGCTGTTAATGTGAAGGGTGATGATCGAGTCGTTGATGTACATGTTACAAATGGGGAAAAAGATTTGTTCCTTGCCACTCACTTTGGTTATGCGCTATGGTTCGGCGAAGAGGAAGTTAGCCCGATTGGTGTCAGGGCCGCAGGGGTAAAGGGAATGAACCTGAAGGATGGAGACTATGTTGTCGGCGGAAAAATTGTCGATATGAATGAAAGTCCAGCCATTGTCATTGCAACCCAGCGTGGCGCGGTTAAAAAAATGAAGCTGTCTGAGTTCGAGAAAACATCTCGGGCAAAACGCGGGGTTGTGATGCTTCGTGAATTAAAAGCAAACCCGCACCGCATTATCGGGGTAGAAGCCGTACGTGACGATGAAGAAATCTTATTTCAGTCTGAAAAACAGCAAATTGTTTCGCTTAAGGCCTCACAATTAAGATTCAGTGACCGCTATACTAACGGTTCTTTCCTGGTCGATGAAAGTGAAACAGGAAAGCTGACAAAGATGTGGAAAAGTGAAAACGATCAGAAAACAGAATAA
- a CDS encoding flavin reductase family protein, producing the protein MIQTVNQTVMHSYPGMVALVTVTHKGENNIMAAGWHTYISYDPPIYGVAIGRERHTYQMIKDAEKFAINFVPFENSSLIQQAGVYSGSRVNKFEKENIRFEHGSATNSPILHDAYIAYECEVMDRNSYGDHDWFVGKIVQFYKDKDKFYKNGLPNFDKLTIPLYLGRSQYTCIGKKSEFVSHKIEE; encoded by the coding sequence ATGATACAAACAGTCAATCAAACAGTAATGCATAGTTACCCAGGAATGGTGGCCCTCGTTACAGTTACGCATAAAGGGGAAAATAATATTATGGCAGCTGGCTGGCACACTTATATATCTTATGATCCGCCAATTTATGGGGTCGCAATCGGACGTGAACGTCATACATATCAAATGATAAAAGATGCAGAGAAATTTGCCATTAATTTTGTTCCATTTGAAAATTCAAGCCTCATTCAGCAAGCAGGTGTATATTCTGGTTCTAGGGTCAATAAATTCGAGAAAGAGAACATACGTTTCGAACATGGTTCAGCAACAAATTCACCAATTCTCCATGATGCTTACATAGCATATGAATGTGAAGTGATGGACCGCAACAGTTATGGAGACCACGATTGGTTCGTTGGCAAAATCGTACAATTTTACAAAGATAAAGATAAATTTTATAAAAATGGCTTGCCTAACTTCGATAAATTAACAATACCGCTTTATTTGGGAAGATCACAATATACTTGTATCGGCAAAAAAAGTGAATTTGTTTCTCATAAGATAGAAGAATAG
- a CDS encoding MFS transporter yields the protein MNRKVFLYVKAFSDLGTFMDLIAINVLMYIATGSPAWLAATMAFRTLGGVLSSLFSGVLADRLNRRKIMIWTDVFRAIIILSLIPFPNPVMILIVCFLIGLTSSFFAVSYSAEIPQIFGQEKILETNALISRLTSISLVFGFIGAGVITDFLGYQATLVIDASTYLISAAVLIKIKWQTTAPVAGEQLKTGVRQKVSQIGKDLKEVYSFILSVPMLLYINIIFLVGSFAGASHNLGIPLLAESINSEKQSLIYGLIWGVWGIGSVLATLLLPRANFIKGKLLYRTYFLSAILMSAGFITFLSNMNIWIVLLFALFTGIFDACFTTLHATILQQIENHIRGRIFGVGMLLKSLGFALGFVAAPILLEALSLSKMVWILHGILVTASILVLLYSNASIEKYKEVNQS from the coding sequence ATGAACCGCAAAGTTTTTCTTTATGTGAAAGCATTTTCTGACCTTGGAACATTCATGGATCTAATTGCAATCAACGTTTTAATGTATATTGCGACCGGCAGCCCCGCCTGGCTTGCTGCAACAATGGCGTTCCGTACTTTAGGCGGAGTTTTATCCAGTTTATTTTCTGGTGTGCTGGCAGACCGTCTTAACCGCAGGAAAATCATGATTTGGACAGATGTTTTTAGGGCCATCATCATTCTTAGCTTGATCCCCTTCCCTAATCCAGTTATGATTTTGATTGTTTGCTTCTTGATCGGTTTGACTAGCAGTTTTTTTGCTGTAAGCTATAGTGCTGAAATTCCGCAGATTTTCGGGCAGGAAAAAATCCTTGAGACGAATGCTCTGATTTCACGACTGACATCGATCAGCCTTGTTTTTGGCTTCATTGGCGCAGGAGTGATTACTGATTTTCTTGGTTATCAGGCTACTCTCGTCATCGATGCATCCACATATCTGATATCAGCTGCTGTACTTATTAAAATCAAATGGCAAACAACTGCACCTGTTGCTGGAGAGCAACTAAAAACTGGTGTGAGACAAAAAGTATCCCAGATTGGCAAAGATTTAAAAGAAGTATATTCTTTTATTCTTTCAGTGCCAATGTTGTTATATATTAACATCATTTTTCTGGTCGGTTCATTTGCCGGTGCCTCTCATAACCTGGGAATTCCATTACTGGCAGAATCAATAAATTCAGAAAAGCAAAGCTTGATTTACGGCTTGATTTGGGGCGTTTGGGGAATTGGTTCTGTCTTGGCCACCCTTCTCCTGCCCAGAGCAAATTTCATCAAGGGGAAACTCCTATATCGGACGTATTTTCTCTCAGCAATATTGATGTCAGCTGGCTTCATTACTTTCTTATCGAACATGAATATCTGGATTGTTCTTCTATTTGCGTTATTTACCGGAATTTTTGACGCATGCTTTACTACTTTGCATGCTACGATCCTCCAGCAAATAGAAAATCACATTAGAGGAAGAATATTTGGAGTGGGCATGCTATTAAAGTCATTAGGGTTTGCGCTGGGCTTTGTCGCGGCACCTATCCTGCTGGAGGCTCTTTCATTATCAAAAATGGTCTGGATTTTACATGGAATCTTGGTTACAGCAAGCATTCTAGTGTTACTATACTCAAATGCCTCCATAGAAAAATATAAAGAAGTTAATCAAAGCTGA
- the parE gene encoding DNA topoisomerase IV subunit B codes for MARNQQAFDYNDDAIQVLEGLEAVRKRPGMYIGSTDTRGLHHLVYEIVDNSVDEALGGYGNHIIVKIHKDNSISVQDKGRGMPTGMHKLGKPTPEVILTVLHAGGKFGQGGYKTSGGLHGVGASVVNALSEWLVVTIKRDGFVYEQRFENGGKPVTTLEKIGKTNQTGTTIHFKPDAEIFSTLTYNYDTLSERLRESAFLLKGLKIELIDERNNEKEIFHFETGIQAFVEYLNEEKDVMHPVVSFEGEYSKIEVEFAFQFNDGFSENVLSFVNNVRTKDGGTHEAGAKTAMTRVFNEYARKVGLLKEKDKNLEGADIREGLAGIVSVRIPEELLQFEGQTKGKLGTSEARSAVDSVVSAHLSYFLEENPDFSTLLIRKSIKAYQAREAARKAREDARSGKKRKKSDAMLSGKLTPAQSKNPAKNELYLVEGDSAGGSAKQGRDRKFQAVLPLRGKVINTEKAKLQDIFKNEEINTIIHAIGAGVGSDFNVEDINYDKIVIMTDADTDGAHIQVLLLTFFYRYMKPLIEAGKVFIALPPLYKVSRGTGKKEVIEYAWSDDELKGAMKKVGKGYIIQRYKGLGEMNADQLWETTMDPETRTLIRVRIDDAARAERRVTTLMGDKVEPRRKWIESNVAFGLEEDGNILENENISVTEEVPGE; via the coding sequence GTGGCAAGAAATCAGCAAGCTTTCGATTATAATGATGATGCGATACAGGTACTGGAGGGGCTTGAAGCGGTCCGCAAAAGGCCGGGTATGTATATTGGCAGCACAGATACCAGGGGTCTTCACCACTTGGTGTATGAAATCGTAGATAACTCCGTTGACGAAGCACTCGGCGGCTACGGTAATCACATCATCGTTAAAATTCATAAAGATAATTCAATCAGTGTCCAGGATAAAGGCCGAGGCATGCCTACTGGGATGCATAAGCTTGGAAAACCAACTCCGGAAGTCATTCTGACTGTGCTGCACGCTGGCGGCAAATTTGGACAAGGTGGCTATAAAACAAGCGGCGGACTGCATGGTGTCGGCGCTTCTGTTGTTAATGCGCTGTCAGAATGGCTCGTTGTCACAATCAAACGGGATGGCTTTGTATATGAGCAGCGTTTCGAGAATGGCGGAAAGCCAGTGACTACTCTCGAGAAGATAGGAAAGACCAATCAGACAGGAACAACTATCCATTTTAAGCCGGACGCTGAGATTTTCTCTACTTTGACTTATAATTATGACACTCTGTCTGAGAGACTCCGTGAATCTGCCTTCTTGTTAAAAGGTTTGAAAATAGAATTAATCGATGAGCGTAATAACGAAAAAGAAATTTTTCATTTTGAAACCGGAATTCAAGCTTTTGTTGAATATTTAAACGAAGAAAAGGATGTTATGCATCCGGTTGTCAGCTTTGAAGGAGAATACAGCAAAATAGAAGTTGAGTTTGCCTTCCAGTTTAATGATGGATTCTCTGAGAATGTCCTTTCATTCGTTAATAATGTACGTACCAAAGATGGCGGAACACATGAAGCAGGTGCCAAAACAGCAATGACCCGGGTATTCAATGAATACGCCCGCAAGGTTGGACTGCTTAAGGAAAAAGACAAGAACCTTGAAGGCGCAGATATCCGCGAAGGACTCGCTGGAATTGTTTCTGTCCGAATTCCAGAAGAACTGCTGCAGTTTGAAGGCCAGACTAAGGGAAAGCTGGGTACTAGTGAAGCAAGGTCTGCAGTGGACTCAGTTGTTTCCGCACATCTGTCTTATTTCCTTGAGGAAAATCCTGATTTCAGTACATTACTGATTCGTAAGTCTATTAAGGCTTACCAGGCACGTGAAGCAGCCCGGAAAGCACGGGAGGATGCACGTAGCGGGAAAAAGAGAAAAAAATCGGATGCCATGCTATCGGGCAAATTGACGCCAGCGCAGTCAAAGAATCCTGCAAAAAATGAACTATACCTTGTCGAGGGGGATTCTGCCGGCGGCTCTGCGAAACAGGGCCGCGACAGGAAGTTCCAGGCAGTACTTCCGTTGCGAGGAAAAGTCATCAACACAGAAAAGGCAAAGCTTCAGGATATTTTTAAAAATGAGGAAATCAATACAATAATCCACGCGATTGGTGCCGGTGTAGGCTCCGACTTCAATGTGGAAGATATTAATTATGACAAAATTGTTATCATGACAGATGCCGATACTGACGGCGCTCATATCCAGGTGTTGTTATTGACGTTCTTTTACAGGTATATGAAGCCTCTAATTGAAGCGGGCAAAGTATTTATTGCCCTTCCTCCGTTATACAAAGTCAGCAGGGGGACTGGAAAAAAAGAAGTCATTGAGTATGCCTGGAGCGATGATGAGCTGAAGGGTGCTATGAAGAAGGTCGGCAAAGGCTATATCATCCAGCGTTATAAAGGACTCGGCGAAATGAATGCTGACCAGCTTTGGGAAACGACAATGGATCCGGAGACCAGGACCTTGATTCGCGTTAGGATAGATGATGCTGCAAGAGCTGAGCGAAGAGTCACGACGCTTATGGGTGACAAGGTCGAGCCACGAAGGAAATGGATTGAATCAAATGTCGCTTTCGGCCTTGAAGAAGACGGAAACATTCTTGAAAATGAAAATATCTCAGTTACAGAGGAGGTTCCAGGCGAATGA
- a CDS encoding nucleoside hydrolase codes for MYNILLFTDSGVDDSLALMYALLHPELNVVGVVTGYGNITKEQAINNTAYLLQLGGREDIPIIAGASGPLSGEIATFYPEIHGPEGLGPIRPPEDLGEVKVYDIDKILELVNQYPDNIVIVGVGRQTELAIPFILYGSEAFNKVNAFYIMGGAFLVPGNVTAEAEANFYADPIAANQVLEKARNVFLHPLNITNKAIIPPEVIDYLAENSQSPFKNLIKPVYDYYLEAYKKNVPGIKGAPLHDVITLSALVNKNLVRYLPRRVTVELFGRARGKSIADFRPKPEPEPEEELDWIGMEADIPAFIEDFTIVFMGESPAKKELP; via the coding sequence ATGTATAATATTCTTTTGTTTACCGATTCCGGGGTCGATGATTCTTTGGCCTTGATGTATGCTTTGCTGCATCCCGAACTTAATGTTGTTGGTGTTGTAACTGGCTATGGAAACATCACAAAAGAACAGGCAATTAACAATACAGCCTATTTATTGCAGCTGGGGGGAAGAGAGGACATACCAATCATTGCAGGCGCTTCAGGTCCATTATCCGGTGAAATTGCGACCTTTTATCCAGAGATTCATGGTCCAGAGGGGCTGGGACCTATTCGGCCGCCGGAAGACCTTGGAGAAGTAAAAGTTTACGATATAGATAAGATACTTGAATTAGTTAATCAGTATCCTGATAATATAGTCATCGTCGGTGTCGGAAGGCAGACAGAACTGGCGATTCCTTTTATCCTGTATGGCTCAGAAGCTTTCAATAAAGTAAATGCTTTTTATATCATGGGAGGAGCATTCCTCGTTCCCGGGAATGTTACAGCAGAAGCTGAGGCAAACTTTTATGCCGATCCAATTGCAGCCAATCAGGTCCTTGAAAAGGCGAGGAATGTTTTCCTGCATCCTTTGAACATTACCAATAAAGCCATTATTCCTCCTGAAGTAATCGACTATCTTGCCGAAAACAGCCAATCTCCTTTTAAAAATCTGATAAAACCTGTTTATGATTATTACCTTGAAGCCTATAAAAAAAACGTTCCGGGTATCAAGGGCGCACCACTCCATGATGTGATAACCTTAAGCGCCCTTGTGAACAAAAATCTGGTCCGATATTTGCCAAGAAGAGTAACAGTGGAGTTGTTTGGGCGTGCCCGGGGGAAAAGCATTGCGGACTTCAGGCCAAAGCCAGAGCCGGAGCCTGAGGAAGAACTTGACTGGATCGGCATGGAAGCAGATATTCCAGCTTTTATTGAAGACTTCACCATTGTTTTCATGGGAGAATCACCAGCAAAAAAAGAACTCCCGTAG
- a CDS encoding alanine/glycine:cation symporter family protein, translating to MEIFNNIITQLNDYMWSYILIAVLVILGTYFTFRTRFVQFKYFPEMIRVLKDPATVSSEGKRGRSSFQAFTVSLASRVGTGNLAGVATAISAGGPGAVFWMWLIAFIGAASAFIESTLAQIYKVKDKDEYRGGPAYYMERGLNKRWLGILFAVIIVFTFGLVFSSVQSNTISLAFDQAFGFDRFWMGIILSAMTAAIIFGGIKRIAFVSQIIVPIMAVLYLILALYIVFTNFSEIPAMFSLIFKNAFGLQEAVGGGMGAAVMMGIKRGLFSNEAGMGSAPNAAATAAVTHPVKQGLIQTLGVFTDTILICSATAFIIIMSGEYTNADLDGIQLTQAALTTHVGAWAPTFVGAAIFLFAFTSIIGNYYYGETNIEFIKESKTALFVYRLAVIAMVLFGSVVDLAIVWNLADLFMGIMALINLLAITLLAKIAMAALKDYREQRKQGRDPVFYADSIDGLKGIESWECRKNAQTKE from the coding sequence ATGGAAATTTTCAACAATATTATAACTCAATTGAACGACTATATGTGGAGCTATATCTTAATTGCGGTCCTCGTTATATTAGGTACATATTTCACTTTCAGGACAAGATTTGTCCAGTTTAAATACTTCCCGGAAATGATCAGGGTATTAAAGGATCCTGCAACCGTTTCTTCTGAAGGGAAAAGGGGAAGATCCTCGTTTCAAGCCTTTACGGTCAGTCTTGCTTCGAGGGTTGGTACAGGCAACCTTGCCGGTGTGGCAACAGCCATTTCAGCAGGCGGACCCGGCGCAGTGTTTTGGATGTGGCTTATTGCTTTTATTGGCGCAGCTTCAGCCTTTATTGAGAGCACCCTGGCCCAGATTTATAAAGTAAAGGACAAGGATGAATACAGAGGCGGGCCGGCCTACTATATGGAACGAGGCTTGAACAAAAGGTGGCTTGGAATCCTATTTGCAGTCATCATTGTCTTTACCTTTGGTCTGGTATTTAGTTCTGTACAATCAAACACCATCTCTCTTGCGTTTGACCAGGCCTTTGGATTTGATCGTTTCTGGATGGGAATTATTTTGAGCGCAATGACTGCAGCAATCATTTTTGGAGGTATAAAAAGGATTGCGTTTGTATCCCAAATCATTGTACCAATTATGGCGGTTCTATATTTGATTCTGGCTTTGTACATCGTTTTCACAAATTTTAGTGAAATACCAGCCATGTTCTCACTGATCTTCAAAAACGCTTTTGGACTTCAAGAAGCCGTCGGAGGAGGTATGGGAGCAGCAGTCATGATGGGAATCAAACGAGGGCTTTTCTCAAACGAAGCCGGGATGGGCAGTGCACCGAATGCAGCTGCTACTGCTGCTGTGACACATCCAGTAAAACAGGGATTAATCCAAACACTCGGAGTATTTACTGATACGATTTTGATTTGTTCAGCAACAGCGTTCATCATCATTATGTCCGGAGAGTATACAAATGCTGATTTAGATGGTATACAATTAACCCAGGCAGCATTGACAACCCATGTTGGGGCATGGGCACCAACATTCGTTGGAGCAGCTATATTCCTGTTTGCTTTCACTTCGATTATTGGAAATTACTATTACGGCGAAACGAATATCGAGTTCATAAAAGAAAGTAAAACTGCTTTATTTGTATATCGACTTGCAGTAATCGCCATGGTTTTATTCGGTTCAGTCGTCGATTTAGCGATTGTCTGGAACCTGGCAGATTTATTCATGGGGATTATGGCACTAATTAACCTTTTGGCAATTACTTTGCTTGCCAAGATTGCCATGGCAGCATTAAAGGATTACAGGGAACAGCGAAAACAAGGAAGAGACCCTGTATTTTATGCAGATTCAATTGATGGTTTAAAGGGAATAGAGTCATGGGAATGCCGAAAGAACGCGCAAACGAAGGAATAA
- a CDS encoding amino acid permease, producing the protein MSLLRKKQVSNELSDNSLNRVLGALDLTMLGVGAIIGTGVFVLTGVAAAKYAGPALILSFIIAGLACVFAALCYSEFASMIPQSGSAYTYSYVAFGEIFAWILGWDLVLEYGLASSAVASGWSGYFQSLLSGFGIHIPTALTSAFDPTKGTVIDLPAVIIVLLVTLLLSRGVKESAKFNAIMVVIKVAVVLLFIVVGVWYVEPANWSPFMPFGFSGVTAGAAVVVFAYFGFDAVSTAAEEVKNPQRNLPIGIISALVICTILYIAVSLILTGIVPFNMLNVKDPVAFALQFIGLDWAAGFISLGAIVGITTVLIVMMFGQTRLFFAMGRDGLLPKAMSTVNEKSKVPFTSTWITGILVSLFAGFVPLDKLAELTSIGTLFAFATVSLGVAVLRKTRPEIKRGFKTPWVPLIPALAVIFCLYLMLQLSAFTWKGFFVWLVLGLVIYAGYGYKNSILNKVKGK; encoded by the coding sequence ATGAGTTTATTGAGGAAAAAACAAGTATCAAATGAATTATCGGATAATTCACTTAATAGAGTATTGGGTGCATTGGATTTAACCATGCTTGGTGTAGGTGCAATTATTGGAACTGGCGTGTTCGTATTAACCGGCGTAGCTGCTGCAAAATACGCTGGTCCTGCATTAATATTATCTTTTATCATTGCTGGCTTGGCTTGTGTTTTTGCCGCATTATGCTATTCGGAATTCGCTTCAATGATTCCACAATCGGGGAGTGCTTATACTTATAGCTATGTTGCATTCGGAGAAATCTTTGCCTGGATACTTGGATGGGATTTAGTTTTAGAATATGGGCTTGCATCATCAGCAGTAGCAAGCGGCTGGTCGGGATATTTTCAAAGTCTTTTATCCGGTTTTGGAATTCATATTCCAACAGCATTGACAAGTGCTTTTGATCCAACAAAAGGGACTGTGATTGATTTACCGGCAGTAATTATAGTTCTTTTGGTTACATTATTACTCTCCAGAGGAGTAAAGGAATCGGCTAAGTTTAACGCAATTATGGTTGTAATAAAGGTTGCGGTAGTACTTCTCTTTATTGTTGTGGGAGTTTGGTATGTAGAGCCAGCTAACTGGTCACCATTTATGCCTTTTGGATTTTCTGGTGTAACCGCTGGGGCTGCAGTTGTGGTTTTTGCTTACTTTGGATTTGATGCAGTTTCGACTGCCGCCGAGGAAGTAAAAAATCCTCAGCGGAATCTCCCAATAGGAATTATCTCTGCACTGGTAATATGTACAATTCTTTATATTGCTGTTTCACTTATCTTAACAGGAATCGTTCCTTTCAATATGTTAAACGTGAAGGATCCGGTCGCTTTTGCATTACAGTTTATCGGGCTGGACTGGGCAGCAGGCTTCATCTCACTTGGTGCGATAGTAGGTATCACTACAGTACTAATTGTTATGATGTTTGGACAAACAAGATTATTCTTTGCAATGGGCCGTGATGGACTTTTGCCTAAGGCTATGTCAACAGTGAATGAAAAGTCAAAGGTGCCATTCACGAGTACATGGATTACTGGTATTCTAGTATCCCTTTTTGCTGGTTTTGTTCCTCTGGATAAGTTAGCAGAGCTTACAAGTATCGGTACTTTATTCGCATTTGCCACTGTTTCTCTGGGAGTCGCTGTCCTTCGTAAAACCCGCCCGGAAATTAAACGCGGTTTTAAAACCCCTTGGGTTCCTCTGATACCAGCTTTGGCAGTGATATTTTGTTTATACTTGATGTTACAGCTTTCAGCATTTACATGGAAAGGGTTCTTTGTGTGGCTAGTATTGGGTCTAGTGATTTACGCAGGATATGGATACAAAAATAGTATATTGAATAAGGTAAAAGGAAAATAA
- a CDS encoding staygreen family protein encodes MSKFKPEKLTVNFIPPATALVPIDSRKYTLTHSDLTGDLFLSIGNVYDYQAINYKMRDEVLADWITMNGEYILYTKVYVSNGEYDLNMSRIRYMIFKRELDLALTAMIYGDRRFFTYHPLLLDAPIYVQFLSSFQEFNEIAYYGTPRFYLNKAKSERIAETQV; translated from the coding sequence ATGAGCAAATTTAAGCCAGAGAAATTGACGGTTAATTTTATTCCTCCAGCAACTGCATTAGTGCCTATAGATAGCCGGAAATATACTTTAACACATTCCGATCTTACAGGGGATTTATTTTTATCAATCGGGAATGTTTATGATTACCAGGCCATCAACTATAAAATGCGGGATGAAGTATTGGCAGACTGGATAACTATGAATGGTGAATATATCCTTTATACGAAAGTTTATGTCAGCAATGGAGAATACGACCTGAATATGTCACGGATCCGATATATGATTTTCAAAAGAGAATTGGATTTGGCATTGACAGCAATGATTTATGGAGACAGACGATTTTTTACCTATCATCCTTTATTGCTGGATGCACCGATCTATGTACAGTTCTTATCCAGTTTTCAAGAATTTAATGAAATCGCTTATTATGGAACCCCAAGATTCTATCTGAACAAAGCAAAAAGTGAAAGAATTGCAGAAACACAGGTTTAG